The genomic window acttgcccaagatcacacttcTTGTGGGAAAGCCTGGATTCAGAGCCTGGTATTCTGACTTTCAGTTCAGTCCTCTCTCGGTTGTGTACCATTTGCTTTTTCGTTTTGATTGTCTTTGGTCTTCCTGTTCTAACTTCTCTGGATTATCCTATTTACACCTAAACTTCTTTTCTCCCATTCTGCGGCCTCCCCTCAAGGGTCTGCTTTGACTGATACATTTCCATCTGTTTGGTCAGTCTGTCtcttgttcagtagttttctgaACCCTGTAGGATGACGTTAATGATGAGTTAAATGATGTTGCCTGGATGGGACAGATGGGTGTCATTCGATCCTCTGGGGTTCTGATGTGGTGATGTGGTTTGCTAGGTAACAAATCGGAAGTATCCAAAGCTGAAAGAAGTGGATGATGTGCTGGGAGGAGCTGCTGCCTGGGAGAATGTTGACTCCACTGCAGGTGAGAGCCGGGCCTCCTGCCAAGGGCGTCAACAGCAGTTGTACCAGTGGCTGCTGACCACTTCCCTTCACATCACATGCTTGAAATTGTTCCCCATGTAACGAGGACCAGAGCAGtgcttgatattttttttttgcaagagctatttctataatactttaaagtttgcaaagcattttacttacaccatttaaaatgctttttatactGCATGACTTCCCAGAGAAAATGTGCCTCTCATCCACTTCTTAAATTAAGATTAGGAAATATAAAATCTGTAACAGATGAAGAATATTCTTCACTTTTGTATGAACTACCATTTAAGAGAAAAAGATCAGGCcactgggggagagggaagaggcagAAGAGCAGTAGTAAAAGCCTCAGCGTGTCAGACCTGGGAGGCAAAGCACAGTCCCACCGTGTACTTCTCTCTTAAGAAAGTATGTCTTTAGATTAAAAAAAGTAAGTGACATTGCTAGAATTTGGTATAGAAAGCTTTGTCTGAATGCCTATCTGAAGCACATATATTCTTGGACTCCTCTTTTCTTAAAGGGgtattaaaaaaattctcaaaacaaATGAGTTTTGGTTCACGTCACTTTTAAAACTACATGCCACACAGCACTTTTTAGACATGTGGAATGTGCTGTTAAAGCTAGCCTTAGAACTTtaagctgcactaagacttttgggaccccCTGTATATAGCTTTTTTCCAATCCTTACTTTATAAATAAGCCATTGCCCTATAGGATAGTATCTCTGCTTGACCACGTGAGTCAGGGCTTGGATCAGTGCTTCCAGATCGAGGTAGTTATCGTCATTATTCCTCAGCTGTGTCCAAATGCTCTGAGCTTTCACTTGTCTTTACATGTCGTCCCTTTTCTAGGTGTTTTCTGGTGAATGGTGGGGGGAAAGCcgattttatttctttgattttccttgGTGCTTTTAATCATATAAAGGCTAAAATAGGGCGAGGGTCCTAAAATGGAATTAAGGCCTCTAGGAAAGTCCACAGCCAGGGGCAGCCCATGGCATGTGGTGCCCTTTATTGAGAACCAGTTAGTTTTTTGGTTGGGCACAGAGTGGAGCCGAAACAACAAAGGCAGCGTTGGGGGCTGAGCCAGTCCCCCTGCAGAGGCCACACTGGTGCTTGGGGTTCATCTCCAATACAGAAAGAACACCTCAGAGGCACTTGTTTAGTAATGGCTCAGTAGTATTTTTGtataagaaagaagagagaaattgtAAACTGAAGTTGGATGGCGCATCTGTTCTTTTCCTCCACAGAGCCATGCCCCAAGTGCGAACATCCTCGAGCCTACTTCATGCAGATTCAGACTCGTTCTGCCGATGAGCCTATGACCACTTTCTACAAGTGCTGCAACGCGCAGTGTGGACATCGCTGGCGGGACTAGTCCCGGAGCCTGTTCCTATTGGCTGGCTGGCTATGTGGATGTGTGCCATACCCAGTGTTCTCTGGTTGCTTTGTGACTTGGGGAGAGCTGCAAGTTGGGAatgtttattatataatatatgataggTTGTAGAAATAAATGGTGGAATTCTTTTGTGTGGCGGCAAGCTAATTTTCTCTTGGGACCtctggttcaaggagggaaacaGTTAACAGCCCAATGACTGAATTGGCCTTGCTAATATGGAATCTAAGGATACCCTCATTTAATGGAATTGTTCATTGATTTCTTGAAAACAGTATGTTAAGTAAAACATAGGAGGCCACCAAGTTCCATAGGAACAGTTGCAATTTGTGAAATATGTTCCTGGGCAGCCAAAATTCAGAATATGAAagcttaaacattttttaagactTTTAACTATAAACCTTGCTATGCTattcctgtttttcctttctctgccttTTGCCTGTTGCCTGCTCAAGAGATGCAGGTAAGTAAGGCAAAGGCAAGGAGGGGCGGCTCCACACAGCTGTCGGTCAGTACGTAGTTGGGGAGGGTGGGACAAGGCCTGTGTTATCCTGCCCAGCTCTACTTGTAGGCAGGCACCTAATTTTGCTGATGATGTGGATCTGGCAACGATTTACTGAATGGCCTGAGTATTAAAAGCTTtcggttgcaatattttctattttctgccTATCTAGAAGTGGGAGTGGAGGggctttgtatttccttttttactCTCTGGGTTttatttgattgtgatggaacattatGGTTTATTgacattattttgaaataattcaataattcagttcaacaaatactAAACACCATGTAGAAGACAATGTGCTtcattttgaggataaaatgcaaataatatttGCCCTCACGAGCCTGACATTCTCTTTGGGGATAAAACATGAACATGAAAGTCTAAGAAGAACTTTCATGACAGTAAAATGGTGCAGTATAATGGCTGCCATATTGGTCTTGGTGTGTTTGGACCCTGCTTATGATAGCTATTAACTGTGTAATGACCCACatctcagcttcaatttcctcgtttgtaaaatgaagataatactcaCTGTAATGCCCACCCTACAGGGTTGTTGGATGGCTCAAATAAGACAGTAGGGTAAAGATCTTTACACACTTCAGAGCATTAAAGTTATTAATTAaaccctccttttatagatggagaaaaggaGCTCTGGAGATGTTCATTTTCTTGTCCACAATTAGAGGGAAAGCTGGGGCCAATGCCCAAGTCTTTGCACTCTCCTGACCTTTTTCATTTTGCCGTATAATGAGATAATTATCCTATTAAAGCATCTTTATTGCATTGTAAAGcaattgggggaaaaattttGTTCCCTTAATAAGGTGAACATTTCctctataattttaatttttatctcttgTCTGAGTCCATGAAGTCCTCAGTTGAGTTTTTACTCTTTTAGCATTTGTTCAGCATACTAGGAAAGGAACATTTTCTTCGAGGTGATTGTAAACAACCTAAGATTAAACGTTTATGAAATCAAAGGAAATCGGTCCTTACTCCTAGTGAAACTAGCGGACTTATCAAAGGCTGTTGACGTTGACTTCATTGGATTTCAGAAGATTCCACTCATTTACTTAGTCTGGGTCCTGTTGGGAAGTAAGTGGTTCACGTGATTAAACAGTTTTCTCCTACCAGCTATCAGCTAGTAGTGTATTTTCATACATCTGGTGAAAAAATCCCCAAGTCTCTCCTAActcctttttcttgttttcttttcttactttttttagttttcaacattcacttttataagattttgagttccaattattTTCCTCTGTCCCCTGCCCCCTTTCCAAGATGGCAAGCAgtctaatataggctatacatgtacaatcatattaaacatttccacattagtcatgttgtaaaagaagaatcagaacaaaagggaaaaaccacgagaaagaaaaaacaacagaaaaagaagagtgtgcttcaatctgcattcagactccctagttctttctctggaggtgtatagcattttccgtcgtgagtcttttggaattgtcttagatccttaagTCTATTAAAGTTGGTCGTCACACAGTGTTGCCGTTACCGTGTACAGTATTCTGGCTCTGTCTgcttcagtatcagttcatgtcagtctttccaggtttttctcaagtctgcctgctcattatttcttatacataataatgttccattacattcatatatcataacttgttcagccattccccagattcccttgatttctaattcttggccaccacaaagagagttgctataaatatttttgtacatgtgggtccttttcccttttttatgaactctttgggatatagacctagtgtTTGTGCTGCTGGATGAAAAGGTACGTATGcgtggttttatagccctttgggcatggttccaaattgctctccagaatgctaaTTCCTTTTTCAACAAGTTGCTTTACATCCCCTCACTAGAGGCAGTAATTCAAAAACATGAAAAGCTCTCCCTTAGGAAGACAGGTTATCTTAGCGTTGTTGTACAGTAGTAATAACAACTTGCATTTATGTAACATGCATTTAGGGTTTGCAAAAGGCTCTCATAATGATCTTTTAAGATAGCTATTCCAAGCCTTATCCCTGCTTCATAAATGAGGGAAGTAAATTTTAGAGAGCTAGAGTCTTGAGGCTGGGATTGCTCATATACTATTTGGATTATGAGTTGGCTGTGAGGTTGGGCTGGACACAGGATACTGTGCAGTGGGGGAGCAGAAGACTGATGGGTTTAGTTAGAAGGTTTAGTCCTGGGGTGGGGAACTTTCAGCCTTGATGTCACATGTGGTCTTTTAGGTCCTCAGGTGCCCTTTGATTGAGtgcaaacttcagagaacaaaataTTCAGACCtaaaagaccacatgtggcctcaaagccaaaGTTTCCCCATCGTTGGTCATTGCCTCTGGATTTCAGAAGTATATGTTTTGGCAGTAAATCCCGGACCAGAGAAAATGGCCCCACCCTGTAGGGTGGGCATTACAGtgagtattatcttcattttacaaatgaggaaattaaagctgaGATGTGGGTCATTACACAGTTAATAGCTATCATAAGCAGGGTCCAAACACACCAAGACCAATATGGCAGCCATTATACTGCACCGTTTTACTGTCATGAAAGTTCTTCTTAGACTTTCATGTTCATGTTTTATCCCCAAAGAGACACCGACACTGTtggtgaaggaagaaagaactgaTCATTTTCCCCAGAGTTAAGAGACAAGAACAAGTTAAGAGGTGGAAAAGTAGTTCTCTAGGGTGCCTACATCAGATACTAGGGACTTCTCCAGCCCTGCTCATGGGAGAACTGATACAGAAGGAAGGCAGGACGATATAGTGGAAAGGCTGctgggccttggagtcagaagagcttaGCTGGAGTCTTGGCTCCACCACTTAGTGCAGGGACACCTGGAATTGGAGTGAGAAGGCCCAAGTTCAAGTGTTGGGTttgctacttattagctgtatgacccgaGATAATTCACCACCCTTCTATGAGACtgattcatcatctgtaaaatgaggatatatttaaaattcagctttatttattttcttgaggatctgttttctttctccacaATTGAAAGAGCAAAGACAAAACCCCATTGGAAACCtagctgtgaaatgaggatagTATTTCTTGtaccatctacctcacagggttgttgggattCAAAAGCTATTATGAGGAAGTAGAATGGAAAGTACTCCTAGATCCAAGTACCTTACTACTGCCTTCCTTTAGGATTGATAGGACTGTGCATTGTAAGTCATAAAGTCCTCTAGAAATGTGAACCATTATTATCCCATTCCCTGAAGAATAAACATGGGGAAGATTAAATAATAGGTGTATTTTTCTCATGGTCAGCTGTCAAGGATGCCAtgtagtaatatatatatatactggccactaggtggtgtagtggatagagtcagggaCACCTGAATTCATATCCTTTGCCTCATGCTCAACTCATTTGTAAGATCCAgggaaagtcagttaacctctatctgcctcagtttcctcttctgtaaaatgggcatgatattaatgacacctccctcccagggttgctttGAGGATAAAGTGAGGTAATATTCGTAtagctctttgcaaatcttaaaacacaataTGCATgctatttattatgtatttatgtgtatttaactcttttttttagaatacacatttgctatttttttttttacaaaatatttaccaAGAAGCAATCATctgcctttttttaaaggaagagttAGATACTATTTTTGTTATCTGTATTTGCTGTATTATTgttaatacatttaaaaacagaGAATGACATTGCATTTCTAGTCATCTTAGAGTTTCTTGAAATGTGCCTGAAGCAGATTGCCATGAATTTCATGCGGTGGCCAAATCTCTTACGCTGTTTAAAATGTTCCGTATTGCACCAAACATTAGGAATGAAAAGGTTGAGGCAGAGTTAGGGATCTGAATTTAGACTCTAGCTAAGAAGCCAGAGACTTGGAGTACAATTTTACAGCCAGAGTAAGAGCCATTTGTAGATGATTCTATAGCAAAATTCTTCTAGAATATTTTGGACTGGGAGTGAGTGATAACAAATGAGAGAGATCAGTGTTGGCTGGAGCGTTACCTATCAACGCTCAAAtcagtctcttccctttctcagagAGTTCAGTGCTGAGCTCCCCCACTCCTGCTTGAATATGTTAGACTTCAATACACCTAGTGGTGCTTCCTCAAATTCCCTAAATTGCCAGTTCCTCAGTCTACTCCCAGGACCCCAGAGAGCGCCAGACCCTTGAGCTTATCATCACACAGgtgttccacttccatgttcatgagcTCTGAAATTCTGATATTAATATTTTGTCGTTCCATCTTTCCTTATGCCTTACAACCCCTTACCCTGTTCTTTATCCTCATCCTTTTACTTCTCAGTTTTCCCCAGGCCATTCATCCATGTGATGACCGCACTcgactttcttcccttccttgttCTCCTTATTGAATCAATTCCATACCCAAAGTGTCAAACTGCATGGCCAGAATGTAATTGGGAGCTGcttgacaaaataaaatgcagTACAAGACAGATggtgttaatttgtggttttctgagttgCAGGGGTCTAGGGACCCAGGTATCTTCTTTTTGCCTTTGATGCCCCTGCTTTATGCCATCCTTTATACTGGAAGCCCTCGCCCCTTTGTCTTATGACTGACTGTTTGGCCAGACCTCAGCCTGGATTATCCCTACCATCTGGCTCCTTTGACCTTATTCACGTGCtgttgagaaaaatgagagaaaaatcatGCAACCAGGTCACATAATCATAACTGGGCCCTTCCTACAACAAGGCAATCTTCTTATCCCCCTCTAATCAGTTCACGATGCCAGTCATCATAGCAGTTATTCCATACATCCTCATCTCTTCTCAAGCTTCTCTTAGCTGAGGATCTCACTtcatactttactgaaaaaaGTTGAAGCCATTTGTCCACAGCTCGCTCTTCTTTCCTCAGATGCCTTCCCCTACTCGTTCCTCCACTTGTGTCTCACATtagaaacaaaaccccaaaccttcttgccaaggcaaacccttgTAAGTGTCTTTAATCTcatcccattccattttctccagcagACGTCTCCCTTTATCACCTTCATTGCATCTTTCATCTTCAACCTCTATTTCCTGGCTACTTCCCTTCTacctacaaatacacacatatctctctcattcttaaaaacataaataaataaaactctcACTTGACCTTACCATCCCAGCTAGCTATAATCCTATAGCTCTCCTCTTCCTTGCTTAACTTGAGAAAGCAGTCTATACTcattattttcacttcttttcttctcccttgatCTTAAACCTCTgccttctgatctcatcattcaacagAAATTGCTGTCTCTGCAGTTGCCAGAGATCTCTTAATTATCCAGCCTAATGACCTTTCCCAGTCCTGATCTTCCGAATCTCTGACAGCCTTTGCCAATATTGGTCTCCCTTGCGTCCTGGATACCCTCTTTCCTCCAGCTTTTTATGACgttgctctctcctggttctccttcctgTCTGTTGCTTAAATCTCTTTTGCAGAATCTTTATTCAGGTTGTACTTTCTAATCATGGATGGCCCCCAAAAGACTGATTTAGGCTTTCTTCACAACTCCCCTCTTTTTCTGTTATCTTGttcagtgatctcatcaactccttTGGGCTCAATTGTCATTTGCAGATAATTCCCACATTTCCAATCCTACTCTTTGTCCTGAATTTTTGTTTGATATCACCCTCTGCCTTTTGCATATCTTGAACTAGATTCCCCTTACATATCTCAAATTTAACACATTCAAAACAaattattatctttcctcaaaTCTCTTCTTCTCAGTTTTCCTTTTACTGCCAAATTCACCACCATTGTTCTGTCACTCAGGGTCACTTGGTGATTTGGTGTCATCTTGTACTCCTTATGTGGTTATATCcccaatatatattttatatatccaaccagttgccaaattttgccctttctaccttcacaacaaccctcatATATACCCTTATTTTCCACTCATGTAGATGCTACTCTAATACAAGCCCTTATCACTTCACAACTGAACTATTTCAGTAaccttctaattgatctccttgcctcaaatctctttccactctaatccatccacCAATTAATCAGTAGCCAACGGAGTtctcctaaagtgcaggtctgactatattctcctccccacacccaataatctccagtggctttctattacCTTTAGGGTCAAATATAAGATACTGTTTGGCTTTTAAACTCCTTTGTAATctgcccctcccctcttccattcttcttacatcttattccctTCTGTGTACTCTATGATCTAGCAGCACGAGCCTATTTGCTGCTCCTTGTACAAGATATTAGATTTTTTGCTTatatgccttttcactggctgtcccctgtTCCTGGAACGCTCTCCCTTCTAATCTCTTCCTCCTGACTTCCCTAaacttccttcaggactcagctcaaatactgTCTTGCCTTTCCTGGTTCCTTCCACAACCCATTTGATGTCACCTGTTGTATTTACTATTCCTGTCTATCAATTGGTCAGCTgatccaagcatttattaagcccctactctgtgccagacaccaCGCTGGACTCTAAGGATACAAAGGAGGAAAATCCCTTCTCTTGAGGAATTTAAATTTGAATGGATAAGACAAGtccatgtattatatgtatatgtattatagtATACATTAatacacaagtatatataaagaaagcaaatacaaagtagttaaggCCTGGGTAGTTTGTGAGTACAGTTGGAATCAGAAAAAGCTTGTGTGGAAGGTGGTGCTggagctgtgtcttgaaggaagagagggcatctatgaggcagaaatgaagagggagaacatccCAGTTGTGGGAGCTagtcagtacaaaggcatggagtcaggagaggggatgtttaagaaacagagagaaggtcagtttggctggattatGATGCCAGCTTTGTGTTCTAAGGAAATTTGCTAATCCTGCCCTCCATGACCAGATGTCCAACTTATTGATAGAAGTGTTCAACAGCAAAGTGCTAAGACTTTCTACTGGAGACCTCCTTCTTAGTGGTCACCAAACTATGAATtactattctttgggtccagccacTGAATCTGCTTTGAATCCATTCTAACTTGAATCCATATAACTCTAATATTTTCTAGCCAAAATctctccatttttaatttttttaatttatttatttaacttttaacattcattttcacaaaattttgggttccaaattttctccccatttgtcccctccccccaccccaaaacaccaagcattctaattgcccctgtcaccaatctgtcctctcttctatcatccctcccttcccttgtccccatcttcttttttgtcctgtagggccagataactttctatacccctttacctgtatttcttatttcctagtagcaagaatagtacttgacagttgttcctaaaactttgagttccaacttctcttcatccctccctccccaccccatccctttggaaggcaagcaattcaatataggccatatctgtgtaattttgtaaatgacttccataatagtcgtgttgtgtaagactaactatatttccctccatcctatcctgccccccattgcttctattctctcttttgatcctgtccctccccaagagtgttgacctcaaattgctccctcctccccatgccctcccttccatcatcccccccaccctgcttatccccttctcccccactttcctgtattgtaacataggttttcataccaaaatgagtgtgcattttattccttcctttagtggaatgtgatgagagtaaacttcatgtttttctctcacctcccctctttttccctccactaaaaagtcttttgcttggctcttttatgagagataatttaccccattccatttcttcctttttcctcccaatatatttctctctcactgcttaatttcatttttttaagatatgatcccatcctcttcgattcactctgtgcattctgtctctgtgtgtgtgtgcatgtgtgtgtgtgcgtgtgtgtgtaatcccacccagtacccagatactgaaaagtttcaagagttacaaatattgtctttccctgtaggaatgtaaacagttcaactttagtaagtcccttatgacttctctttgctgtttaccttttcatgcttctcttcattcttgtgtttgaaagtcaaattttcttttcagctctggtcttttcatcaagaatgcttgaaagtccccaatttcattgaaagaccattttttcccctgaagtattatactcagtttttctgggtaagtgattcttggttttagtcctagttcctttgacttctggaatatcctgttccaagccctatgatcccttaatgtagaagctgctagatcttgttttatcctgattgtgtttccacaatacttgaattgtttctttctagctgcttgcaatattttctccttgacctgggaactctggaatttggccacaatgttcctagaagtttctctttttggatctctttcaggcggtgattggtggattccttgaatacttattttgccctctggttctagaatctcatggCAGTTTTcatgataatttcataaaagatgatgtctaggctctttttttgatcatggctttcaggtagacccataatttttaaattg from Notamacropus eugenii isolate mMacEug1 chromosome 1, mMacEug1.pri_v2, whole genome shotgun sequence includes these protein-coding regions:
- the POLR3K gene encoding DNA-directed RNA polymerase III subunit RPC10 isoform X3, which encodes MLLFCPGCGNGLIVEEGQRCHRFACNTCPYVHNITRKVTNRKYPKLKEVDDVLGGAAAWENVDSTAEPCPKCEHPRAYFMQIQTRSADEPMTTFYKCCNAQCGHRWRD